The following DNA comes from Erigeron canadensis isolate Cc75 chromosome 3, C_canadensis_v1, whole genome shotgun sequence.
TTTGTATCtaagttataacaaaatatcattTGTCACAACCAACAACTACACCGAGGGAACCCTGCCTGAATTAAGAAGTCTAGGGCTATCATCGTGCAACTTGAAGGAATTCCCAGCCTTTTTGCGGttccaaaagaaaatgatagGCTTATTTCTTTACCAAAACAAAATTGAAGGCCTCGTACCAGAGTGGATTTGGAATAATAGCCAAGAAACATTACACTTGATTGGCCTTTCAAACAACTTCATAACAGGCTTTCATCAGAATTCCCAGTTTCTTCCATGGATCCATTTGGAAGTATTTGAAATCTCGAATAACCAGCTACAAGGAGAACTGGTAATACCACCACAAACCACTGTTGTTTATGATCTCTCAAACAATATTTTGATAGGAGAAATACCAGAATCGATATGCAAACTGAAATCCCTTCGTGTATTAGATTTATCATCTAACAACATGACTGGAACCCTCCCTCCATGTTTAGGCAGTTACCTAAGCATGTCTTTGCTGGTTTTGAACTTGAAAGGAAATAACTTTCATGGTCCAATGATTTCATTTGTGTATGGATGTCTCTTGAAAAGGATTGATTTTAGCGAAAATCTATTTACAGGTCAGGTGTCAAGATCATTGGCTAATTGTACCAACTTGGAGTTTCTTTCCCTTGGTGATAATTCTTTTCAAGATCTTTTCTCTGTTTGGTTGGGAAGTCTTAATGAGCTGCAAGTGCTTACTTTGAGGTCCAATAAATTCTACGGTACAATTGATCAAGGTCTCAAAAACATTAGCTCAAATTTTCTCAAGTTACGGATCATAGATCTTTCCAGAAACAATTTTAGTGGTGAATTACCCGGAAAATCCTTTCAAACTTGGAATGCAATGAAGTCAGTTTATGTTGGCAACTCGTCTGCTATGGGATTCGACCTTCCTTTCAATACAGTCCCACCTTTTGATTTTCGATACACAATGAAATTAATACACAAAGGTGTCAAGAGAGAatacttgaaaattttgaacattttcataGCCATTGATCTCTGTTGTAACAAATTTGAAGGGCAGATTCCACATTCACTTCAAGATCTTCATGGGCTTGAATTTCTTAATCTATCAAACAACCTTTTAACAGGCCGTATCTTGCCATCTTTAGGGAACCTAAAGAATCTTGAATCTTTGGATCTTTCTCAAAATCAACTATCAGGAGAAATTTCTAGACAACTGTTGCAACTTAGATTTCTTTCCATTTTAAACGTGTCGTTTAACCATCTTGATGGGCGCATACCTCAAGGAAACAGTTAAATAAATTTGATAACAACTCTTACATGGgtatgttggaataaacatgattcgattcgagtgagaATACATCCCAGATCGTCATGTGTAACCTGTAATAGCATTAATCATGATTgttattgatttcgggttcccaaaacaagatgattgagtaataatgtgATGTTAAATTTGTATAAGGTTATACACAAATTAATGGAGGAATTACACACACAAAGTTAGTGAGGGTATTATGATGTGATTATGTGATTCTCCATTAACCTTAAATTAGGGTTAATAACTTTTGATATATAGTaagagtatttacacattcaacccctttggtgtttaatgtgtgttaCATTAGTCCTCATAGTTCCAATCAtttaatgggaaaccctataatatgtcttttagagtaaatacgcccattatatatttactcgacatagggatttcagttatcgtcaattatcatatcagtgATTATatatgatcagtgacggtcacactaacgtgacTCCAACATGGTAATTCTGGATTGTGTGGACCACCATTATCCACAGAATGTCAAATTACAAAGGCATCAAGACTTCAACCAACAAACGACAATGGGTCTGAGTCGCAGTCTCTCCTTCCAAGCGGTAGAATTGATTGGTTCCTCGTAGTCTTGGCAATTGGAAGTGATTTTGTAACTGGAATGAAGAATGCCAGATGGGTAAGGTTATGCAAATAACTGGAGAAGAAACCAGGTCCTTTGGTAAGTTTTCAAAGTGATATCATGATAATTAAGATCGTACAGTTTATTTTTACTTCATAGTTTTCAGTTTTAAGTCATGTTAAGAAGCCTTTAAATTGAACATCACTTTATTACTTTTAGCTAACAAtctgcaaaaaaaaattatttcccAAAGAGCTCATCAAAATTGTGAAGGACTGAAGTAGCGTCTTCATTAAAGAGGGCGAAATTATGGAATACTGCCATTGgattaaagatttataaaatgCAGGCCGAAAAGATGGTAACAAATAAGcccaatatattttaaattgaaTATTTGCTATTTAGCCAATCTAATATGGAGAAGGCATCCCTTTTCCGGGTCTGGATTTTTCGAGTTATATTCATATCACAGCATTCGATAAATCTATCACTTCACATCTAGTAATGATATGCATGCGATTGTTTATGAGttttatagtaatatatatCGATGACAGTGTATTAGTCGAAAATATGTAAGCCAAGTCAAAATTTTAATTGAATTTATACTAACCGTATTagatgtaattatatataatgttttaaaaagccatgaaacttaactcatttaaattttatgattaaacaagaaatatcgGGTTTGAGTCCTACCTTATATTCATTCCATAGATTTGGGTATGAATTGCCACGATTACtttttcatataacaaaatacACAATAGACAACGAAAAGAGGCTTAATTTGTTTCTATCATTTGCCAGTACGTCATAAACAAATCCTCATCTCACCCTAGTCGGAGCTCTTATTGTACGTACTCTTCCAACTAGACGCAGTTTGGTGTTTAATCAATTTTCATTGTCtattatatataagttgtaTTCTGTTGCCCTATTATTAACGCCTTTCAGAGAAGTGCATTACACTTACACGAAATGGGATTAATCTCGGCCGGTTAGAGATGAGAGCAGCATTTTGGTTGTTTTCTTGTGTAACATATTCTTAGGCCAAATATCTACTCTTTGAATCGTTGTATCACCTTTCGACTCTCGACCACATCAAGTCAAGTAGTCGACCCTATATGgtagtaacatatatatatatatatggattagAATAATAGATTGTGCaatatttcttgattttgacagaccTTTGATTTtgctaaataattatttaataatgtaaatttttaagaaaaaaaaaatattatttgatatttgtcATATTTACATAATATTCTATtctattacttttatatgaagcTTAAAACAATCagataaatttaaaagtttttttttttttacaaagtattttattttagatataaaatgattgtaaatggaatatttttcctttttcaatttgtttttgaattttagaTTAAAACTAATCAATTAATAGCAGGTACAAGTTTATTacaattttatgtttaaaacatAACTTGAAAATATCTCTATGTATCAGTACTAGACATAATCATCCTCTATACATACAGGTCTCTATCTAAACAAACtaatatatttaacttaaaTGGAAAATAGTTTTGTAAACACTAAAAACTTTTGTAATAAGGAATTGCATTGAAGATGCGTCCATATAAATTTTGGGGTTGTTGAAAACTTAAAACTGAAGCGTAGCTCTGTTTTCACACACTTATACCGAGTATGCTTGTTTGACCGCGAAACCACTTGACATGGTTAATGATGTAAAGAAAAACTGAGGCTCTTCGATGCTAAGGATATCTTTGGACTTGTAATCGTATAAAtaattttacacatttttttttcatatacaaacaaaaaattaatattatagatattataaGAATTggaaatgataaatcattttaaaaattagcCTAAATATCATCATAAAGTTATAAGAAGATAACATGTGTTatccactcatttttttttttaatattgatcCCTGAATTTTTCTACGTGTGTCATCATTTCATTGGTAAAAATCATCTCTCTTTAACAATATATAGCGTGATTAATaatagggaaaagtgagtatgaggctgttatgcacccaacttgggtgaaaaacctctcacatactaatattttaatattttaaataaatacatggctccccatgatttttaccttttaaaaaaaagtatgtgaagAGTTTTTCACCTAACTTAAGTGCCTAACAGTCTCATATTCCTTtcctttttaataatattaatagtaCGGGGTAATAATTATAGTATTCAAACAAATGGGACCACATATTCACATTCCTAGCAACTCTTTcttttaatcaatatatatattcccTGTGTTTACTTGTAAGGTCTTCTTGACAAAGGTTTTCTTGGATTATCCAGCACTTTTTTCCAAAGACAAAAAGTTATAGGCCAAAATGGTAGTATAATACATCCACCAGCTTTGCCACTTGATGTTAGATTTTGTCCATGTCCTAACTCTTACCCACTGCCACACATACTTCTCATCCAATAACTTTTCGACCTAAAACCCGTAAAAGACAACATTAACTTTTCGACCTAAAACCCGTAAAAAACAACATTAAGCGTCACCTACTTACATAATCACCGTATGAAAAGTTTAAACAGGGCAGGGAAGGATCTTGAGTCTGGACACATCACACATGTAAACCTTGCACATGTTATACTAGAAGTTAGTTTAATTAGACCAATCATTTTGCTATTTTTCtccatttatttttacataataatcaACACAGTGTCACCTTCAAGGCTTATATATAGATTAGATGAGTTgctttatatatacaaacaacaTTGCCCAtccaaaaaatatcaaattaattaacctTCTTCTCATGGCTTTCAAATTTAAgcatttcatcttcttcatatatGTAATAGTACTCATTCTTCTCACATCCACTACTGCGTCAATATCACTTGATAAGGAGTGCGTAGCTTTGTTTGAATTCAAGCAAAGTATTCTTTATCAATCAGCTGCCAATTTGGATGCTAGTAGCGGGTTTCATAAATTTGACTCTTGGGGGAAGATCACAAGCAATAAGAATAGTAGTAATGTTTTTGACGATTGTTGTTTGTGGGATGGTATAATGTGTAGCAATAATAATGAAGCAGGTCATCATGTAATCGGGATTGATTTGGGAGAAAGCCTTGTTAGCGGGCGTATCAGCTCTAACAGTACCCTTTTCGACCTTGTCCATCTTAAGTCCCTCAACCTCTCGATGAACGATTTTTCAGAATCTCAGATCCCGTCTGAGATATCTCGTCTAAAGCATCTGACAAGCCTCGATCTCTCGTACTCTGGATTCTATGGACAAATCCCACATGAAATCTCACACTTAACAAAACTCACTTTTTTAGATCTGTCATCGAATCCACTGAAGCTACTGACTCCAGCTAGCCGCTTGTTGCAAAACATGACCAGACTCGAAGAACTCAATCTCTCGGGGGTTAACATCAGTTCTTCCGTACCTCGCTTCTTGGCCAATTTTACTTCCTTGAGGTCAATCAGACTCCAATCGTGTGAGCTTCATGACGAATTTCCTTCAGAAATATTTCATTTACCGAAGCTACACGTCTTAACGTAGCACAAAACTCTAACCTCACTGGTTCTTTGCCTGAATTCCGTAACAACACCTTATTTGAGCATTTGCTTTTAGCGTTCACGGGTTTTTCTGGAGTTATACCCACATCCATTAGCAACCTAAACCGAGTGGTAAACTTGGTCCTTAGTGAATGCTACTTTTCGGGGAGCATTCCACAGACACTCTCTAACTTGACACAACTTACTAACTTGGGTCTGGGTCAAAATGGATTCTCTGGCCAAGTTCCTTCACTAGGGAGTTTGTCTAAACTCCTTATTTTGGGACTTAGTGACAACGAATTCGACAAGGGACCCATGCCTGATTGGATTGGGAAACTAACCAACCTTCAAAGGCTGTATCTAAATAGACTGAATATCTATGATGAAATCCTACCCTCTCTTGCAAACCTTACACAACTTCTTTCTGTCTCTATTAGGGAAAACTATATATTTGCTCCTGTCCCTGTATCGTTTATGAACCTTACCCAGTTAATTGAGATCGACCTTAGAGGAAACCAACTGCAGGGACCAATTTCTAAATCATTTTCCAATTTCAAAAGTCTCCAATATCTTAGCCTAGATGATAACAACTTTAGCGGCACAGTGAACCTAGACACGTTCTTAGGACTCAACAAGCTCCAAAGTTTATATTTAAGTGATAATAGAGTTTCGTTTGTCTCCACCAAAAACTACACCGATGGCATCATCGTCCTACCAGAGTTGAGAAACCTTGGACTGTCTTCATGCAACTTGAAGGAGTTCCCTCCCTTTTTGCGCTTCCAAGCTAAATTGGAGGTCTTGTTACTGGACAAGAACAAAATCGAGGGCCTTATACCTATGTGGATGTGGAACAACAGCAAGGAAACGTTACGAGTGCTTGACCTTTCATACAACTTCATAACCGGATTTCCTAACCTTTCTCAATTCTTACCATGGGCTCATTTACAAGCATTTAGTATCACGTATAACCAGTTACAAGGACCACTGCCAATCCCACCAAAGACAATAGTTTTTTACGATTTCTCTAAAAACAATCTGACAGGGGAGATACCGTCGTTGTTATGTGAACTGACATCCCTTCTGCTCCTAGACTTGTCGTCTAACAAGATGAGTGGAACTCTTCCTCCATGTATCGGAAACTTAAGTAGTTCATTGTCGGTTTTGGATCTTAAACGAAATAACTTTCATGGAACAATGATGAATACATTTACGTATGGAAGCCAGTTGAAGAGGATTGATTTCAGTGAAAATCGATTTGTGGGTCAGCTACCAAAATCATTGGTGAATTGTACCCGTTTAGAAGTTCTGTCTCTTGGGGATAACTCTTTTGATGACATCTTTCCGTCTTGGCTGGGAGCTCTAGAGGAGCTGAAAGTTCTCATTTTGCGGTCCAACAACTTTTATGGTGCAGTTCATCAAAGTCCAACAAGTAATTATAAATCAGATTTCTCCAATCTGCGGATCATCGACCTCTCAAACAATGGTTTTACTGGTCCATTGCCAGACAAGTACTTTCAAAGTTGGGACGCAATGAAATCTGTTTATGCTGCAAAACCAGTTGCTATGAGCTTAGAAGTTAACTTTGGCCGGGGCTTCGGGAAGGTTTATCAATATTCGATGACATTGACAAACAAAGGTGTCAAGAGAGAATACGAGAGAATTTTAAACATATTCACAGCTATTGATCTCTCTAGTAACAAATTTGAAGGGCAGATCCCACCGTCACTCCAAGAACTTCGAGGCCTTGAATCACTTAATCTTTCCAACAATGATCTTAGCGGTCGTGTCTTGACATCTTTGGGGAACCTAAAGAATCTCGAATCTTTGGATCTCTCCCAAAACATGCTGACAGGAAAAATCCCTCAAGAGTTGTTGAAACTCGGCTTCCTTGCCATTGTAAATGTGTCAAACAACCTTCTCGACGGGCACATACCTCAAGGGAAACAGTTCAATACATTCGAGAATAACTCTTACATAGGTAATCCTGGATTGTGTGGACAACCATTATCTAATGAATGTGAAGACTCAAAGGCAACAACACCTTCACTAACAAGCAACAATAATGAGTCTGAGTACTCCGGGTCTCTCCTCCCAACTGGCGCAATCGACTGGACTGTCATATTTTCAGGAGTTGTAAGCGGTTTTGTAACTGGAATTGTTTTTTTGAGGT
Coding sequences within:
- the LOC122591927 gene encoding receptor-like protein 6, with the protein product MAFKFKHFIFFIYVIVLILLTSTTASISLDKECVALFEFKQSILYQSAANLDASSGFHKFDSWGKITSNKNSSNVFDDCCLWDGIMCSNNNEAGHHVIGIDLGESLVSGRISSNSTLFDLVHLKSLNLSMNDFSESQIPSEISRLKHLTSLDLSYSGFYGQIPHEISHLTKLTFLDLSSNPLKLLTPASRLLQNMTRLEELNLSGVNISSSVPRFLANFTSLRNISFTEATRLNVAQNSNLTGSLPEFRNNTLFEHLLLAFTGFSGVIPTSISNLNRVVNLVLSECYFSGSIPQTLSNLTQLTNLGLGQNGFSGQVPSLGSLSKLLILGLSDNEFDKGPMPDWIGKLTNLQRLYLNRLNIYDEILPSLANLTQLLSVSIRENYIFAPVPVSFMNLTQLIEIDLRGNQLQGPISKSFSNFKSLQYLSLDDNNFSGTVNLDTFLGLNKLQSLYLSDNRVSFVSTKNYTDGIIVLPELRNLGLSSCNLKEFPPFLRFQAKLEVLLLDKNKIEGLIPMWMWNNSKETLRVLDLSYNFITGFPNLSQFLPWAHLQAFSITYNQLQGPLPIPPKTIVFYDFSKNNLTGEIPSLLCELTSLLLLDLSSNKMSGTLPPCIGNLSSSLSVLDLKRNNFHGTMMNTFTYGSQLKRIDFSENRFVGQLPKSLVNCTRLEVLSLGDNSFDDIFPSWLGALEELKVLILRSNNFYGAVHQSPTSNYKSDFSNLRIIDLSNNGFTGPLPDKYFQSWDAMKSVYAAKPVAMSLEVNFGRGFGKVYQYSMTLTNKGVKREYERILNIFTAIDLSSNKFEGQIPPSLQELRGLESLNLSNNDLSGRVLTSLGNLKNLESLDLSQNMLTGKIPQELLKLGFLAIVNVSNNLLDGHIPQGKQFNTFENNSYIGNPGLCGQPLSNECEDSKATTPSLTSNNNESEYSGSLLPTGAIDWTVIFSGVVSGFVTGIVFLRSRFARYSDWLIERFGLKKDRWKLNFFAKSEIPPEIARLTQLKSLDLSKSNFTAQLPFEILQLVQLCLLDLSWNSLALQSPNFEILVKRSTLLEELHVSGGAHGPLIDHVSPRMIMAAGFQLSSKVIELIHNGLWKWPVHWVNYFPNLDVPRLMGNQQDQVQWQDRGGRLGGFSVGNAWEVCLGVNRKADINQNSTDWDSIIVNGLIASAKNRSFFSVVAKLMQRSILFGRREMQDLSNKGRDRLIRW
- the LOC122591926 gene encoding receptor-like protein 7, whose translation is MIGLFLYQNKIEGLVPEWIWNNSQETLHLIGLSNNFITGFHQNSQFLPWIHLEVFEISNNQLQGELVIPPQTTVVYDLSNNILIGEIPESICKLKSLRVLDLSSNNMTGTLPPCLGSYLSMSLLVLNLKGNNFHGPMISFVYGCLLKRIDFSENLFTGQVSRSLANCTNLEFLSLGDNSFQDLFSVWLGSLNELQVLTLRSNKFYGTIDQGLKNISSNFLKLRIIDLSRNNFSGELPGKSFQTWNAMKSVYVGNSSAMGFDLPFNTVPPFDFRYTMKLIHKGVKREYLKILNIFIAIDLCCNKFEGQIPHSLQDLHGLEFLNLSNNLLTGRILPSLGNLKNLESLDLSQNQLSGEISRQLLQLRFLSILNVSFNHLDGRIPQGNS